The DNA window TTTTTTGGTGTCTTTATTACTTTAGTTGTCTTGTTTACTTTTAAATATTGTGGAGATATAAAGGAAGATAAAATCACTTTGCGAGAGCATTCAGCTCTCATCAATAAACAAGTCAAAAACGTAGGTAAATTGGTAGTTACCGAAGGTCATTTTAGTGAGGTGTTTACTTATGAAAACTCAAAAACTGTTTTTGGAGATTGGTTAGAAGCTGAAAAAAGAGCTGTAGTCATCGTTAATGCAGATGTCACAATTGGATATGATCTAAGTTTGATTGATTATCAAATTGACGAACTAAACAAAACTTTACACATTAAAAGCATTCCTAAAGAAGAGATTAATATCAATCCCGATTTTGAATATTACGACATACAAGCAGATTTTTTTAATCAATTTGAAGCTAAAGATTATAATGAAATTAAAGAGATTGTAAAAACGTCATTAATGAAAAAAATTGAAGATTCAGAATTGAAATCTAATGCAAAAAATAGATTGATTAGTGAGTTGGCTAAATTTTATATATTGACCAATTCTTTAGGTTGGACATTAAAATTTAATGATACACCAATTACTAATTTAGACAATATTAATGGTTTTAAACTATAGTTTTTTACTTAAACTAAGCCATCCTCCTCCATTCATTGCTTCAATACCTTGAGTTTTTAGAATACTAGCAGCACTGCCAGAACGCATACCACTTGCGCAACATGTAATCACTGGTTTGTTCAGTTTTTTAATATCACTTATTTTGCTTTTAATAATTTGCAAAGGAATGTTTTTAGACCCAGGAATTGCACCTTGATTATATTCACCTTCAGTTCTTACGTCTATTATTAAAGCATCTCTCGATTGAAAATCTTTAATTTTATCACTCTTGTTTCCAAATAATGTGTCTAATAATCCCATATTTTTATTTTTTT is part of the Psychroserpens ponticola genome and encodes:
- a CDS encoding DUF4230 domain-containing protein codes for the protein MRKIFFGVFITLVVLFTFKYCGDIKEDKITLREHSALINKQVKNVGKLVVTEGHFSEVFTYENSKTVFGDWLEAEKRAVVIVNADVTIGYDLSLIDYQIDELNKTLHIKSIPKEEININPDFEYYDIQADFFNQFEAKDYNEIKEIVKTSLMKKIEDSELKSNAKNRLISELAKFYILTNSLGWTLKFNDTPITNLDNINGFKL
- a CDS encoding rhodanese-like domain-containing protein, with the protein product MGLLDTLFGNKSDKIKDFQSRDALIIDVRTEGEYNQGAIPGSKNIPLQIIKSKISDIKKLNKPVITCCASGMRSGSAASILKTQGIEAMNGGGWLSLSKKL